In Desulfosediminicola ganghwensis, a single window of DNA contains:
- the dsrB gene encoding dissimilatory-type sulfite reductase subunit beta has protein sequence MGYNPDKPMDGRISDLGPPHYEQFFPEVIKANKGKWLWHEILQPGVLMHKSETGDEVYTVRVGTARLITINLIREICDVADAHCDGFMRWTTRNNVEFMVDAKDKVQPLLDDLAGRGNRFPVGGTGAGVTNIVHTQGWVHCHTPATDASGVVKAVMDELFDYFTSMTLPAQVRIALACCLNMCGAVHASDIAILGVHRKPPMIDNKRITGVCELPLAIASCPLGAVKPAKAEVDGKEIKTVKVTVERCMFCGNCYTMCPAMPLADPEGDGIAILVGGKVSNSRTAPKFSKLVIPFLPNTTPRWPETVDAIKKILEAYAADARKYERVGEWAERIGWEKFFEKCEIPFTDKSIDDYRLAYDTWRTTTQFKYTSHIK, from the coding sequence ATGGGCTACAATCCAGATAAACCGATGGACGGACGTATTTCCGATCTTGGTCCACCACATTACGAGCAATTTTTTCCTGAAGTAATCAAAGCTAACAAAGGTAAGTGGCTTTGGCACGAAATCCTCCAGCCTGGCGTTCTGATGCATAAATCAGAGACCGGTGACGAGGTATACACCGTTCGTGTTGGTACCGCACGTCTGATCACCATCAATCTCATTCGTGAGATCTGCGATGTTGCTGATGCACATTGTGATGGTTTCATGCGTTGGACCACCCGTAACAACGTAGAGTTCATGGTTGATGCCAAGGATAAAGTTCAGCCTCTGCTGGATGACCTTGCTGGCCGTGGTAACAGATTCCCGGTAGGTGGTACCGGTGCTGGTGTAACCAACATCGTTCACACCCAGGGTTGGGTACATTGTCACACCCCTGCCACCGACGCTTCTGGTGTTGTTAAGGCGGTAATGGATGAGCTGTTTGATTACTTCACCTCCATGACCCTGCCTGCACAGGTACGTATCGCTCTCGCATGTTGTCTCAACATGTGTGGTGCTGTACATGCTTCCGATATCGCTATTCTTGGTGTACATCGTAAGCCACCTATGATCGATAACAAGCGTATCACCGGTGTTTGTGAGCTTCCGCTCGCAATCGCTTCTTGTCCGCTTGGTGCTGTTAAGCCTGCTAAAGCAGAGGTTGATGGTAAAGAGATCAAGACCGTAAAAGTTACCGTTGAGCGTTGTATGTTCTGTGGTAACTGCTACACCATGTGTCCTGCTATGCCTCTTGCTGATCCAGAGGGTGACGGTATTGCTATCCTCGTTGGTGGTAAGGTTTCTAACTCCAGAACTGCTCCTAAGTTCTCCAAGTTGGTTATTCCTTTCCTGCCAAACACCACTCCACGTTGGCCTGAGACTGTTGATGCTATCAAGAAAATTCTTGAGGCTTACGCTGCAGACGCTCGCAAATATGAGCGTGTTGGTGAGTGGGCAGAGCGTATCGGTTGGGAGAAATTCTTCGAAAAGTGTGAGATCCCATTTACCGATAAGTCTATTGATGACTATCGTCTTGCTTATGACACCTGGCGTACAACCACTCAGTTTAAGTACACCAGCCATATCAAGTAA
- the ahcY gene encoding adenosylhomocysteinase codes for MSTQTQDYKVADISLAEWGRKEIEIAETEMPGLMALREDYRDQQPLKGARIAGCLHMTIQTAVLMETLVELGAELRWSSCNIFSTQDHAAAAMAAAGLPTFAWKGESEEEFWWCIDQTIFGPDGWTPNMILDDGGDLTQIMHEKYPEEIKKIKGISEETTTGVLRLNEMAAEGTLKCPAINVNDSVTKSKFDNLYGCRESLIDGIKRATDVMIAGKNAVVVGYGDVGKGCAQALRGMGASVYVTEIDPICALQAAMEGFKVVTMEEAASYGNIFVTCTGNVNVVTRAHMEQMPNEAIVCNIGHFDSEIDIAGIRDLPWENIKPQVDHVVFPDGKKIIVLAEGRLVNLGCATGHPSFVMSNSFTNQVLAQIELWNNSEKYEKRVYFLPKQLDEMVAKLHLKKIGAKLTDLTPEQAKYIGVSVEGPYKPDYYRY; via the coding sequence ATGTCTACTCAAACCCAAGACTATAAAGTCGCTGATATTTCCCTGGCTGAATGGGGACGTAAAGAAATTGAGATCGCCGAAACCGAAATGCCGGGACTGATGGCGCTCCGTGAAGATTATCGCGATCAGCAGCCGCTGAAGGGTGCACGTATCGCAGGCTGCCTGCATATGACCATCCAGACTGCGGTATTGATGGAGACTCTCGTCGAGCTTGGCGCAGAGCTTCGTTGGTCAAGCTGCAACATATTTTCCACCCAGGATCATGCCGCAGCAGCAATGGCTGCCGCCGGCCTTCCGACCTTTGCCTGGAAGGGTGAAAGTGAGGAGGAATTCTGGTGGTGCATCGATCAGACAATCTTCGGTCCCGACGGCTGGACCCCGAATATGATTCTCGATGATGGCGGTGACCTCACCCAGATAATGCACGAGAAATACCCGGAAGAGATTAAAAAGATTAAAGGTATCAGTGAAGAGACCACTACCGGTGTTCTTCGTCTCAACGAGATGGCCGCTGAAGGCACACTTAAGTGCCCAGCCATCAATGTAAACGACTCTGTAACCAAATCAAAATTCGACAACCTCTATGGCTGCCGCGAGTCACTGATCGACGGTATCAAACGCGCCACTGACGTAATGATCGCAGGCAAAAATGCCGTGGTGGTCGGTTATGGTGATGTTGGAAAAGGTTGTGCACAGGCACTTCGCGGCATGGGTGCTTCTGTCTATGTTACTGAAATTGATCCTATCTGTGCTCTTCAGGCGGCCATGGAAGGCTTTAAAGTCGTTACCATGGAAGAGGCTGCCAGTTACGGTAACATCTTTGTAACCTGCACAGGCAACGTCAACGTAGTCACCCGCGCCCACATGGAACAGATGCCTAATGAGGCTATTGTTTGCAACATCGGCCATTTTGATTCAGAGATCGACATCGCTGGCATCCGCGATCTCCCCTGGGAGAACATCAAACCACAGGTGGACCACGTGGTCTTTCCTGATGGCAAGAAAATAATCGTACTGGCAGAAGGTCGTCTGGTTAATCTTGGTTGCGCCACCGGCCACCCGAGCTTTGTTATGAGCAACTCCTTCACCAATCAGGTACTGGCGCAGATTGAGCTTTGGAATAACTCAGAGAAATATGAGAAGCGTGTCTACTTCCTTCCCAAACAACTCGATGAGATGGTGGCCAAACTGCACCTGAAAAAAATCGGTGCCAAGCTTACCGATCTTACACCTGAACAGGCCAAATACATTGGTGTTTCAGTCGAAGGCCCTTACAAGCCTGATTATTACAGATATTAG
- a CDS encoding biotin--[acetyl-CoA-carboxylase] ligase, whose protein sequence is MKIVRLQSTDSTNRVAMEMAADGAAHGTAIISATQTKGRGRLGKVWQSPAGKGLYTSVILRPVLKAEDFPYLTFVAGLAVADAIKQLYNLQPGLKWPNDIYFFMKKCGGILSESSALTEDPSCRFAVVGIGLNVNTTINDFPAEVATRATSLFIESGREMSVDEVFTKIHAQLLLEVQSFEHHGFTPVIKRWRELDCMFGKRLAWVAVNGKVVEGISLGPDNLGRLHIRDDSGKVHEVLSGDVQLGTS, encoded by the coding sequence ATGAAAATTGTTCGCCTGCAATCAACCGATTCAACAAATCGTGTAGCCATGGAGATGGCTGCGGACGGTGCAGCTCATGGAACTGCGATTATCTCAGCCACTCAGACCAAGGGACGTGGCCGGTTAGGTAAAGTATGGCAGTCTCCAGCCGGAAAAGGGCTGTATACCTCAGTGATACTTCGACCTGTCCTCAAGGCTGAGGACTTTCCATATCTGACTTTTGTGGCAGGTCTTGCGGTGGCAGATGCTATCAAGCAACTGTACAATTTGCAGCCTGGCCTCAAATGGCCTAACGACATCTACTTTTTCATGAAGAAGTGCGGTGGTATTTTAAGTGAGTCTTCGGCATTAACCGAAGATCCGTCCTGCCGTTTTGCTGTTGTTGGGATAGGCTTGAATGTGAACACTACAATAAATGATTTTCCTGCTGAGGTAGCCACAAGGGCGACGTCTCTGTTTATAGAATCTGGCCGGGAAATGTCCGTAGATGAGGTATTCACCAAGATCCATGCCCAGCTGCTGCTCGAGGTCCAATCATTCGAACATCACGGTTTTACACCTGTAATTAAGAGGTGGCGAGAGTTAGACTGTATGTTTGGGAAGAGACTGGCTTGGGTTGCGGTCAATGGTAAGGTGGTAGAAGGTATCTCGCTGGGCCCTGACAATCTTGGCAGACTCCACATTCGTGACGATTCAGGAAAGGTTCACGAAGTACTCTCAGGTGATGTGCAGCTGGGAACAAGCTGA
- a CDS encoding dissimilatory sulfite reductase D family protein codes for MPKSIDEIKAAMIEKAEKSPKPQLYIKDFYKCDPDTKPRQIKNIANELVREGKLMFWSSGSTTMYGVPSRIKNEEGEEGIN; via the coding sequence ATGCCTAAAAGCATAGACGAAATCAAAGCAGCAATGATTGAGAAGGCTGAAAAGTCTCCGAAGCCACAGCTGTACATCAAGGATTTCTATAAATGTGATCCTGATACCAAGCCTCGTCAGATCAAAAACATCGCGAATGAGCTTGTACGTGAAGGAAAACTGATGTTCTGGTCTTCCGGTTCTACAACCATGTACGGTGTACCAAGTCGTATCAAGAACGAGGAAGGTGAAGAAGGTATTAATTAA
- a CDS encoding glucose-6-phosphate isomerase: MDPKYKNLTTAEAAESLSRLAGQPYDLTASGALTETDRIERYICETGPFRMLYATQRVDDDVLNALQALADQCALTAQFKEMRSGAVMNRIQGFESEERQVLHTATRDVFGDTAAAPAESARARDELTKLKEFLTDLENGKITNAEGESFTTLVNVGIGGSDLGPRSIYEALKPFGISGRSVHFIANVDPDDAADVLSRVDLSRTLINIVSKSGTTLETLTNERLVIEQLRAAGIDPAKHCLAVTGEGSPMDDPDKYLRSFYMFDYIGGRYSSTSMVGSVMLGFYLGYDQLLEFLKGANEVDQAAETIPDIRSNLPLLLALIGVWNHNYLERSTVAVLPYSQALHRFPAHLQQCDMESNGKSIHRDGSQVKIKTGPIVWGEPGTNGQHAFYQLLHQGTEIVPVEFIGFIKNQRNLDLIVEDTTSQQKLFANLLAQSIAMAVGRLHENPNKKFEGNRPSSLLLADKLTPHTMGALLAIYEAKIVYQGFLWDINSFDQEGVQLGKVLATRILKLIKGMGVEDNELENRFLKVAGNGSSSRIAR, translated from the coding sequence ATGGATCCCAAATATAAGAATCTGACCACAGCGGAAGCTGCAGAAAGTTTGAGTCGTCTGGCAGGTCAGCCTTATGATCTAACGGCAAGCGGGGCCTTGACTGAAACCGACAGGATTGAGAGATATATTTGTGAGACTGGTCCGTTCAGAATGCTATATGCTACGCAACGGGTGGATGATGATGTCCTGAACGCTTTGCAGGCTCTTGCCGATCAATGCGCTCTTACCGCTCAGTTTAAAGAGATGAGAAGTGGTGCGGTGATGAATCGCATTCAAGGTTTCGAGAGTGAGGAGAGGCAGGTTCTGCATACCGCCACCCGGGATGTCTTCGGCGATACGGCCGCCGCTCCAGCCGAGTCGGCCAGAGCCCGAGATGAACTCACCAAGCTCAAAGAATTTTTAACAGATCTTGAAAACGGTAAGATAACAAACGCAGAGGGAGAGAGTTTCACTACTCTGGTCAACGTTGGCATTGGTGGCTCGGATCTGGGCCCGCGCTCCATTTATGAGGCACTCAAACCTTTCGGTATCAGTGGGCGATCCGTCCATTTCATTGCCAACGTCGATCCCGATGATGCTGCTGATGTGCTCAGTCGGGTGGATTTGAGCAGAACCCTGATAAATATCGTCTCAAAAAGCGGTACCACACTTGAGACCCTGACCAACGAGAGACTGGTAATTGAACAGTTGCGCGCGGCCGGCATTGATCCTGCGAAGCATTGCCTGGCAGTGACCGGAGAAGGCAGCCCCATGGATGACCCTGACAAATATCTTCGATCATTTTACATGTTCGACTACATCGGCGGACGGTACAGTTCTACCTCTATGGTGGGCTCTGTTATGTTGGGTTTTTATCTGGGTTATGATCAATTGCTCGAATTTCTCAAGGGTGCAAATGAGGTGGATCAGGCTGCGGAAACTATCCCCGACATTAGGAGTAACCTTCCCTTACTATTGGCCTTGATCGGGGTGTGGAATCATAATTATCTGGAACGTTCTACTGTGGCGGTATTGCCGTACAGCCAGGCGCTCCATCGTTTCCCTGCCCATCTCCAGCAATGTGATATGGAGAGCAACGGCAAATCGATTCATCGGGACGGCAGCCAGGTAAAAATCAAAACCGGACCGATTGTCTGGGGGGAGCCTGGCACCAACGGGCAGCATGCATTTTATCAATTGCTTCACCAGGGAACTGAGATAGTTCCTGTTGAGTTCATTGGTTTTATAAAAAATCAGCGAAATCTTGATCTCATTGTTGAAGATACAACCTCGCAACAGAAACTTTTTGCGAATCTCCTGGCGCAATCGATCGCCATGGCGGTTGGCAGATTGCATGAAAATCCAAATAAAAAGTTTGAAGGCAATCGTCCGAGTTCATTGCTGCTGGCTGATAAGTTGACACCTCACACTATGGGAGCTCTGTTGGCTATTTATGAAGCAAAGATAGTCTATCAGGGCTTTTTATGGGATATCAATTCATTTGATCAGGAAGGAGTGCAACTCGGAAAGGTGCTGGCTACCAGAATCCTGAAACTCATAAAGGGTATGGGTGTCGAAGATAATGAGCTTGAAAATCGGTTTCTGAAAGTTGCTGGAAATGGCAGTAGCAGTAGAATTGCACGGTGA
- the metK gene encoding methionine adenosyltransferase has translation MSNYLFTSESVSEGHPDKVADQISDAILDSILAQDANARVACETLVTTGMALIAGEITTSAWVDMPDVVRQTIKSIGYNSSDMGFDWQSCAVMTSIDKQSSDIAQGVDEGSGLDLDQGAGDQGLMFGYACNETEVLMPMPIYYAHRLTKMQSEVRKNRVLPWLRPDAKSQVTVEYDQGKPKRIEAVVLSTQHDESVSHKDLKESVLEEIIRPVLPANMIDANTKFYINPTGRFVIGGPVGDCGVTGRKIIVDTYGGRGSHGGGAFSGKDPSKVDRSSSYMGRYVAKNIVAAGIADEFEVQVAYAIGISHPVSINVNSFGTGKLSDQEIKALIVDTFDLRPKAIIHHLNLLRPIYKKTAAYGHFGREDSDFTWEKTDKAEQLRIAAKL, from the coding sequence ATGTCTAACTATCTTTTTACTTCTGAATCTGTTTCCGAGGGACATCCGGATAAAGTCGCCGATCAGATTTCAGACGCAATTCTTGACTCCATCCTCGCCCAGGATGCAAATGCCCGTGTTGCATGCGAAACACTTGTTACCACCGGCATGGCCCTCATTGCAGGAGAGATCACCACATCTGCGTGGGTCGATATGCCCGATGTAGTTCGCCAGACCATTAAGAGCATTGGTTACAACTCCAGCGACATGGGTTTTGATTGGCAATCCTGCGCTGTGATGACCTCGATTGATAAGCAGTCTTCTGATATTGCCCAGGGTGTTGACGAAGGCAGCGGTCTTGACCTTGATCAGGGCGCCGGTGATCAGGGCCTCATGTTCGGCTACGCCTGCAACGAAACAGAAGTGCTGATGCCAATGCCCATCTACTATGCACACAGGCTCACCAAAATGCAATCGGAAGTACGTAAGAATCGTGTCCTCCCATGGCTTCGCCCAGACGCAAAAAGCCAGGTTACAGTTGAGTACGATCAGGGCAAGCCCAAACGCATAGAGGCTGTTGTCCTCTCCACGCAGCATGATGAGAGTGTATCCCATAAGGATCTCAAAGAATCCGTGCTCGAAGAGATCATCCGGCCTGTACTGCCTGCAAACATGATTGATGCCAACACTAAATTTTACATCAACCCAACCGGACGCTTTGTTATCGGTGGCCCTGTCGGCGACTGCGGCGTTACCGGCCGTAAGATTATTGTCGATACCTACGGCGGACGGGGATCACATGGCGGAGGCGCATTCTCAGGTAAAGATCCCTCCAAGGTAGACCGATCCTCGTCTTATATGGGACGCTATGTTGCAAAGAACATCGTTGCAGCAGGGATTGCTGATGAGTTTGAAGTGCAGGTGGCCTATGCCATCGGTATCTCCCATCCCGTTTCCATCAATGTAAACAGCTTTGGTACCGGTAAACTCTCTGACCAGGAGATCAAAGCACTTATTGTTGACACCTTCGATCTTCGTCCTAAAGCTATCATTCATCACCTTAATCTCCTCAGACCGATCTACAAAAAGACTGCTGCCTACGGCCATTTCGGTAGAGAGGATTCTGATTTCACCTGGGAAAAAACCGACAAAGCAGAACAACTGCGGATCGCTGCTAAACTGTAA
- the dprA gene encoding DNA-processing protein DprA, producing the protein MSSEAVVDPGVQSKMDLVESQNTSCNPPPPTSQAAEQSAYDPAVADWVTLTLLPGCGPGTIRKLVDHFGSPGAALAATRRQWSDVSGLGSKQLAAWNCIDECSKTARLLANRTISMGGQLLSIDDAAFPELLREIPDPPAVLYCLGDIGLLTSSSVAMVGSRSATSYGRRVARSLAEGLSREGLTVVSGMALGIDSESHIGALQGRGGTIGVLGCGIDVVYPRQNSSLYHEVKTKGLLISEYPPGTRPEGFRFPARNRIIAGLSKGVVVVEAARKSGSLITAQLGLDFGREIFAVPGQVDSYKSEGAHWLLQQGAQLVMSAADIVAGTSAYYNTCGVGTFDNQPDNNIEQLAPGLEPDAIELLKQLEPYPVSREEVSEKLHLSPARLSELFLYLELEGVVEMGPGDMVRRTV; encoded by the coding sequence ATGTCGTCTGAAGCGGTAGTTGATCCTGGAGTTCAAAGTAAGATGGACTTGGTTGAAAGCCAAAACACGTCGTGTAATCCTCCACCTCCAACTTCTCAGGCTGCGGAGCAGTCTGCATACGATCCGGCTGTTGCCGATTGGGTGACCCTGACATTGTTGCCTGGCTGCGGTCCGGGAACTATCAGGAAACTGGTCGATCATTTTGGTTCCCCCGGGGCAGCGCTTGCTGCTACCAGACGGCAATGGAGTGATGTGTCAGGGCTTGGCTCAAAACAGCTTGCGGCCTGGAATTGCATTGATGAGTGCAGTAAAACAGCCCGTTTGCTGGCAAATCGGACAATATCCATGGGAGGGCAATTGCTGAGCATTGACGATGCGGCATTCCCAGAATTACTTCGCGAGATACCCGACCCGCCTGCTGTGCTTTACTGTCTTGGGGATATCGGTTTACTGACATCTTCCAGCGTAGCCATGGTTGGATCACGATCAGCGACCAGTTATGGTCGCAGGGTGGCACGGTCATTGGCCGAGGGGCTGTCGCGCGAAGGCCTGACCGTGGTCTCCGGTATGGCGCTTGGCATCGATTCGGAGTCACACATCGGTGCCCTGCAGGGCCGGGGCGGCACTATTGGAGTTCTCGGGTGTGGTATTGATGTCGTTTATCCGAGGCAGAATAGTTCTCTGTATCATGAGGTCAAAACAAAAGGACTGCTTATCAGTGAGTATCCTCCCGGGACGAGACCTGAGGGATTTAGATTTCCGGCAAGAAACAGAATTATTGCGGGCCTGAGCAAAGGGGTTGTGGTGGTTGAGGCTGCCAGAAAGTCAGGTTCTCTGATTACTGCCCAGCTTGGCCTGGATTTTGGCCGTGAGATTTTTGCTGTGCCCGGCCAGGTTGATTCGTATAAAAGTGAAGGCGCACACTGGCTGCTGCAACAGGGCGCGCAGTTGGTAATGTCAGCTGCCGATATCGTGGCAGGCACTTCTGCCTATTATAACACTTGCGGCGTAGGAACTTTTGACAATCAACCTGATAATAATATAGAACAATTGGCTCCGGGGCTTGAACCGGATGCAATTGAACTATTGAAGCAATTGGAGCCGTACCCTGTTTCCAGGGAAGAGGTTTCAGAGAAGCTTCATCTGAGCCCTGCCCGGTTGAGCGAACTCTTTCTTTATCTGGAACTGGAAGGGGTGGTTGAAATGGGCCCCGGTGATATGGTACGAAGAACGGTCTAA
- the dsrA gene encoding dissimilatory-type sulfite reductase subunit alpha — MAKHETPLLDELEKGPWPSFVTDLKQQAETKPECWDILGILELSFKDRITHWKHGGIVGVFGYGGGIVGRYADVPEQFPGVEHFHTVRVAQPASKYYSSSNLRQLCDLWEKHGSGVTNMHGSTGDIILLGTRTENLEPFFWDLTHDMGQDLGGSGSNLRTPANCIGQSRCEWSCYDTEECCHQLTMMYQDEIHRPAFPYKFKFKFSGCPNDCVASIARSDISVIGTWKDDIRIDQAAVKEYVAGNYPANGGAHAGRDWGKFDIEKEVLGLCPTECMWMEGDELKIDNAECTRCMHCINVMPRALRPGAEQGASILVGAKAPILDGAQFSTLVLPFIPMSADNEFQELVDFIENVWDWWMEVGKNRERVGETMQRIGLPTFIKVMGLDPIPQHVKEPRSNPYVFWKEEEVEGGFTRDIDEFRAKHAA, encoded by the coding sequence ATGGCAAAACATGAGACGCCCTTGTTGGACGAACTTGAGAAAGGCCCGTGGCCGAGTTTCGTCACCGACTTAAAGCAGCAGGCTGAGACCAAGCCTGAGTGCTGGGACATTCTTGGTATCCTGGAGCTGTCCTTCAAGGACAGAATCACCCACTGGAAGCACGGCGGTATCGTTGGTGTTTTCGGATACGGTGGTGGTATCGTTGGACGTTACGCTGACGTTCCCGAGCAGTTCCCAGGTGTTGAGCACTTTCACACCGTACGTGTAGCTCAGCCTGCATCTAAATACTATTCTTCTTCAAATCTTCGTCAGCTCTGTGATCTGTGGGAGAAGCATGGTTCTGGTGTTACCAACATGCACGGTTCCACCGGTGACATCATTCTTCTTGGTACCCGTACCGAGAACCTTGAGCCTTTCTTCTGGGATCTGACCCACGACATGGGACAGGATCTTGGTGGTTCCGGTTCAAACCTTCGTACCCCTGCGAACTGTATCGGTCAGTCCCGCTGTGAGTGGTCCTGCTACGACACTGAAGAGTGTTGTCATCAGCTGACCATGATGTATCAGGATGAGATTCATCGTCCAGCGTTCCCATACAAGTTCAAGTTCAAGTTCTCCGGTTGTCCGAACGACTGTGTTGCTTCTATCGCACGTTCCGACATCTCCGTTATCGGTACCTGGAAAGACGATATCCGTATCGACCAGGCAGCGGTAAAAGAGTACGTAGCTGGTAATTACCCTGCAAACGGTGGCGCCCATGCTGGTCGTGACTGGGGTAAGTTTGACATCGAGAAAGAGGTTCTTGGTCTCTGTCCTACCGAGTGTATGTGGATGGAAGGCGATGAGCTCAAGATCGATAACGCAGAGTGTACCCGTTGTATGCATTGCATCAACGTAATGCCACGCGCGCTTCGTCCGGGTGCAGAGCAGGGTGCTTCCATTCTGGTTGGTGCGAAAGCTCCAATCCTCGATGGTGCTCAGTTCTCTACTCTGGTTCTCCCGTTCATCCCAATGTCTGCTGACAATGAGTTCCAGGAACTCGTTGACTTCATTGAGAACGTTTGGGACTGGTGGATGGAAGTTGGTAAGAACCGTGAGCGTGTAGGTGAGACCATGCAGCGTATTGGCCTGCCGACCTTCATCAAGGTTATGGGACTCGATCCGATTCCACAGCACGTTAAAGAGCCTCGTTCTAACCCATACGTCTTCTGGAAAGAGGAAGAGGTTGAGGGCGGCTTTACACGTGACATTGATGAGTTCCGTGCTAAGCACGCAGCCTAA
- the rpe gene encoding ribulose-phosphate 3-epimerase, with protein MREIQIAPSILSADFSQLGNEIRAVDQAGAEVIHIDVMDGHFVPNITIGPLVVEAAKRVTDRVLDVHLMISNPGDYIDAFADAGADWITVHVEACTHLHRVIGQIKQRGLKAGAVLNPATSLSTLDYVLEDLDLVMLMSVNPGFGGQSFIPSSLEKIWQLRQRIDSMGLEVGIEVDGGVSKKTIQDVAQAGANIFVAGSAVYNSDDYTATIGELRKLAENGAAARIE; from the coding sequence ATGCGGGAAATACAGATTGCACCATCAATACTTTCAGCCGACTTCAGTCAACTGGGCAATGAGATCAGGGCGGTGGATCAGGCCGGTGCAGAGGTTATTCATATTGACGTCATGGACGGACACTTCGTACCAAACATCACCATCGGGCCTTTGGTTGTCGAGGCGGCGAAGAGAGTGACAGATCGGGTTCTGGATGTCCATCTGATGATCAGTAATCCCGGTGACTATATAGACGCTTTCGCAGATGCTGGCGCAGACTGGATTACAGTGCATGTTGAGGCGTGCACCCACCTGCATCGCGTGATCGGCCAGATCAAGCAGCGCGGTTTGAAAGCCGGTGCGGTATTAAACCCGGCAACGTCTCTTTCAACACTTGATTATGTGCTTGAAGATCTTGATCTGGTCATGCTGATGTCGGTAAATCCCGGATTTGGCGGGCAGTCATTCATCCCATCCTCGCTTGAGAAAATCTGGCAGCTCAGGCAACGTATCGATAGTATGGGGCTTGAGGTGGGAATCGAAGTGGATGGTGGCGTGAGCAAAAAGACCATTCAGGATGTAGCCCAGGCTGGTGCCAATATTTTTGTGGCTGGCTCTGCTGTTTATAACAGTGACGATTATACCGCTACTATCGGCGAATTACGGAAGCTTGCCGAAAATGGTGCTGCTGCGAGAATTGAGTAG